From Streptomyces sp. HUAS MG91, the proteins below share one genomic window:
- a CDS encoding transposase family protein: MLVYPSSIDLSTRTLRFLARQLTARRRDIGTRWRRLLVARQALLALAHLRCGDTYAQLAAGFGIGIATVYRYIREAIEVLAALAPPLAEAMMTIRTKAFVILDGTLLPIDRIAADTPYYSGKHKRHGMNVQVLTDPFGRLLWASPALPGSTHDLTAARQHGIIDALAAAGLNCWADKAYQGAGTPVRVPIRGRHLKRWKRRHNTTQAKIRCVGEQAMATLKGWRLLRKLRCSTNHITNIVKAVLVLHHASA, translated from the coding sequence GTGCTTGTGTACCCGTCCTCGATCGACTTGTCCACCCGCACGCTGCGGTTCCTGGCCAGACAACTGACGGCCAGGCGCCGGGACATCGGGACGCGGTGGCGAAGGCTTCTCGTGGCCCGTCAGGCCCTGCTCGCCCTGGCCCACCTGCGGTGCGGTGACACCTATGCCCAACTCGCGGCCGGGTTCGGCATCGGGATCGCCACCGTCTACCGCTACATCCGTGAGGCCATCGAGGTTCTGGCGGCCCTCGCCCCGCCCCTGGCCGAGGCGATGATGACCATCCGGACGAAGGCGTTCGTCATCCTCGACGGAACTCTGCTGCCCATCGACCGCATCGCCGCGGACACCCCGTACTACTCCGGAAAACACAAACGCCACGGCATGAATGTCCAGGTCCTCACCGATCCGTTCGGCCGTCTGCTCTGGGCGTCACCGGCTCTGCCCGGCTCGACCCACGACCTGACCGCCGCCCGGCAGCACGGGATCATCGACGCCCTCGCTGCAGCGGGCCTCAACTGCTGGGCGGACAAGGCGTATCAAGGAGCCGGCACACCCGTCCGCGTCCCGATCCGGGGCCGCCACCTCAAGCGATGGAAGCGCCGCCACAACACCACCCAAGCCAAGATCCGCTGTGTCGGTGAACAGGCCATGGCCACCCTCAAGGGCTGGCGCCTCCTGCGGAAACTCCGATGCAGCACCAACCACATCACCAACATCGTGAAGGCCGTCCTCGTCCTTCACCACGCATCAGCGTGA
- a CDS encoding RHS repeat-associated core domain-containing protein — MHSVMPENRRTRRGKRSAAASAVAAAAGTALLVALIPAQAHAAPADKPAPPRLSTSPTGQTKAPKSTPIGSPGKDRKLLQEGILQSTFQGLGIGQVPWSEFHEASLSDSVGAQVNYGNGNLLLSANAFDIADAGPGLSFGLAYNGLNTSWKATTGSDYLIHEPNPTSVYVQGPSSTIAVFERDGSGFTPAPGYKQDLTQSSDKKSFTLTSRSNGQKTTFTRSGTTGDARVSRVEDKNGNATTISYSGAFTSKITSASGRTLTFTNDGKQITKVTDNTGRYASYTWSGNDLKTFTDTDGKVTVFEYDTSHRMTKVTTPEGRETRFTWNTNLLASITRVVDKAAGTGATTAFRYILPQPGSEGEGVARVTDPRGKNTEVTVDARWRVKKTTDPLGHERSKTWGPDNNVTSAVDGMGVGSTPGNTVKFDYDDSFNPKSATQPTGAQSTAAWTQKSGGHYPETLTSASGDKVTNGYDTSGNMKSQTDTTSGSDGAQWTYDYNPKSGTMDCDGLPGQRCSATDPEGNKTSFTYDSKGNLLKVDRPSAQQDITYTYDALGRTDTVTDGRGLKTVYTYDQRDRLKTQTSDGKVTTFVYDADGNIKTRTSPAGTSGYTYDEQSRERTRSLPAGGASSVTYDASGNVKTATDAGGTLTYDYNDANQLITLTQPDGAKVTYGYDNNGDRTTTTYPGGTVQKTDYDKSSRAQKIEVKNGSTVLSTISYDYNKSGKDSDKINKRTVDGAATAYTYDSKGRLTKAVETKSGTTTAGWAYCYDKAGNMTGRSTGTSLPACADTQSPREYNNANELTSLGGNTGFTYDDDGNETSAASPTGTRSGGQWTPYTQLSNLTASGTASTYTYAGVDNNDRLTRGSSTFTNAATGMTREGTTGFVREASGTLTAMTSGGASQYYLTDVQGSVIGLVDASGKRTATYSYGPYGEARTATGTNQPYRYTGTYLDPSGLYKMGARYYDPQLGRFTQPDPSGKESNLYAYAAGDPVNHMDPSGLDFLGLSGGEWLSYGGQALGLASVFIPGGALVATGLTVASMGMEAAGGAMQGKSASSIAAGAMVGAIGGKVGIGAKLLGASKTMDQGIGVAYWAMGAGAGLFM, encoded by the coding sequence GTGCACTCTGTCATGCCCGAAAACCGGCGCACCAGACGTGGCAAACGCTCTGCTGCGGCATCCGCGGTCGCCGCAGCGGCCGGAACGGCGCTCCTCGTCGCGCTGATCCCTGCCCAGGCGCACGCCGCGCCCGCCGACAAGCCCGCTCCGCCCCGGCTGTCCACGTCCCCGACCGGCCAGACCAAGGCCCCCAAGAGCACTCCGATCGGCTCGCCGGGCAAGGACCGCAAGCTGCTGCAGGAGGGCATCCTGCAGTCCACGTTCCAGGGCCTGGGCATCGGTCAGGTCCCCTGGTCGGAGTTCCACGAGGCGTCGCTGTCGGACTCGGTCGGCGCGCAGGTCAACTACGGCAACGGCAACCTGCTGCTGTCCGCGAACGCCTTCGACATCGCCGACGCCGGCCCGGGCCTGTCCTTCGGGCTCGCCTACAACGGCCTGAACACCAGTTGGAAGGCGACGACCGGCAGCGACTACCTGATCCACGAGCCGAACCCGACCTCGGTCTACGTGCAGGGCCCCTCCAGCACGATCGCCGTGTTCGAGCGCGACGGCTCAGGATTCACCCCGGCGCCCGGCTACAAACAGGACCTCACCCAGTCCTCGGACAAGAAGTCCTTCACCCTCACCTCCCGCAGCAACGGGCAGAAGACCACCTTCACCCGCTCCGGCACCACCGGGGACGCGCGGGTGAGCAGGGTCGAGGACAAGAACGGCAACGCCACCACCATCAGCTACTCCGGCGCGTTCACGTCGAAGATCACCTCCGCGTCCGGGCGCACGCTGACCTTCACCAATGACGGCAAGCAGATCACCAAGGTCACGGACAACACCGGCCGCTACGCGTCCTACACGTGGTCGGGCAACGATCTGAAGACGTTCACCGACACCGACGGCAAGGTGACGGTGTTCGAGTACGACACCTCGCATCGGATGACGAAGGTGACCACGCCGGAGGGCCGCGAGACGCGGTTCACCTGGAACACCAACCTCCTCGCCTCGATCACCCGGGTCGTCGACAAGGCCGCGGGCACTGGCGCCACCACCGCCTTCCGCTACATCCTCCCGCAGCCGGGCAGCGAGGGCGAAGGCGTCGCCCGTGTCACCGACCCGCGCGGCAAGAACACCGAGGTGACGGTCGACGCCCGCTGGCGGGTCAAGAAGACCACCGACCCTCTGGGCCACGAGCGGTCCAAGACGTGGGGGCCGGACAACAACGTCACCAGTGCCGTCGACGGCATGGGCGTTGGGTCCACCCCGGGCAACACGGTGAAGTTCGACTACGACGACTCCTTCAACCCGAAGTCGGCGACCCAGCCCACGGGAGCGCAGTCGACCGCGGCCTGGACGCAGAAGTCCGGCGGCCACTACCCCGAGACGCTGACCTCGGCGAGCGGTGACAAGGTCACCAACGGCTACGACACCTCGGGCAACATGAAGTCGCAGACCGACACCACCTCCGGCTCCGACGGCGCCCAGTGGACCTACGACTACAACCCCAAGTCCGGCACGATGGACTGCGACGGGCTCCCCGGCCAGCGCTGCTCGGCCACCGACCCCGAGGGCAACAAGACGTCCTTCACGTATGACTCGAAGGGCAACCTGCTCAAGGTCGACCGCCCCTCCGCACAGCAGGACATCACCTACACCTACGACGCGCTGGGCCGCACCGACACCGTCACCGACGGCCGCGGCCTGAAGACGGTCTACACGTACGACCAGCGCGACCGCTTGAAGACGCAGACCAGTGACGGCAAGGTCACGACGTTCGTCTACGACGCCGACGGAAACATCAAGACCCGCACCTCGCCGGCCGGCACAAGCGGTTACACCTATGACGAGCAGAGCCGCGAGCGCACCCGCAGCCTGCCCGCGGGCGGCGCGAGCTCGGTGACCTACGACGCATCCGGCAACGTCAAGACCGCCACCGACGCCGGCGGCACCCTCACCTACGACTACAACGACGCCAACCAGCTGATCACCCTCACCCAGCCGGACGGCGCCAAGGTCACCTACGGCTACGACAACAACGGCGACCGCACCACCACCACCTACCCCGGCGGCACGGTGCAGAAGACCGACTACGACAAGTCCAGCCGAGCCCAGAAGATCGAGGTCAAGAACGGCTCGACCGTGCTGTCCACGATCTCCTACGACTACAACAAGTCCGGCAAGGACAGCGACAAGATCAACAAGCGGACCGTCGACGGCGCCGCCACCGCCTACACCTACGACTCCAAGGGCCGCCTCACCAAGGCCGTGGAGACCAAGAGCGGTACCACGACCGCGGGCTGGGCCTACTGCTACGACAAGGCCGGCAACATGACCGGCCGCTCCACCGGCACCAGCCTCCCCGCCTGCGCCGACACCCAGTCGCCCCGCGAGTACAACAACGCCAACGAACTCACCTCCCTCGGCGGCAACACCGGCTTCACCTACGACGACGACGGCAACGAAACCTCCGCCGCCTCACCCACCGGGACCCGCTCGGGCGGCCAGTGGACGCCCTACACCCAGCTCTCCAACCTGACCGCGTCCGGTACGGCGTCGACGTACACCTACGCGGGCGTCGACAACAACGACCGCCTCACGCGCGGCAGTTCGACGTTCACCAACGCCGCGACCGGCATGACCCGCGAGGGCACGACCGGTTTCGTCCGGGAAGCCTCGGGCACGCTGACAGCCATGACCAGCGGCGGGGCAAGCCAGTACTACCTCACCGACGTCCAGGGCAGCGTCATCGGCCTGGTCGACGCCTCCGGCAAGCGCACCGCGACCTACAGCTACGGCCCCTACGGCGAAGCCCGCACCGCCACCGGCACCAACCAGCCCTACCGCTACACCGGCACCTACCTCGACCCCTCCGGTCTCTACAAGATGGGAGCCCGCTACTACGACCCCCAACTCGGCCGCTTCACCCAGCCCGACCCCTCCGGCAAGGAGTCCAACCTCTACGCCTACGCCGCCGGCGACCCCGTCAACCACATGGACCCGAGTGGTTTGGACTTCCTCGGTCTGTCTGGCGGGGAATGGCTCAGCTACGGAGGACAGGCGCTTGGCCTCGCTTCCGTCTTCATCCCCGGTGGCGCGCTTGTTGCTACTGGTCTCACCGTGGCATCCATGGGAATGGAGGCCGCAGGCGGCGCTATGCAGGGCAAGAGCGCATCTTCGATCGCTGCCGGAGCAATGGTGGGCGCCATCGGTGGCAAGGTCGGCATCGGGGCGAAACTGCTTGGTGCGTCCAAGACGATGGACCAGGGCATCGGCGTGGCCTACTGGGCGATGGGCGCCGGAGCCGGTCTCTTTATGTAG
- a CDS encoding DUF4190 domain-containing protein: MTDLSNRTTATGSRTNGLAVAGLACGIVGIFILNIVLGPLAIIFGAVAIRQAGVKGGAGMAKAALALGIFDVLLFVALMILAASNGGFSWYVGG; this comes from the coding sequence ATGACAGACCTCAGCAACCGCACCACTGCCACCGGCTCGCGCACCAACGGACTGGCCGTCGCCGGACTCGCGTGCGGCATCGTCGGCATCTTCATCCTGAACATCGTGCTCGGACCGCTGGCCATCATCTTCGGAGCCGTCGCCATCCGGCAGGCCGGCGTCAAGGGCGGCGCGGGCATGGCCAAGGCCGCACTCGCCCTCGGCATCTTCGACGTTCTCCTCTTCGTCGCACTGATGATCCTGGCAGCTTCCAACGGCGGCTTCAGCTGGTACGTCGGCGGCTGA
- a CDS encoding DUF2750 domain-containing protein, giving the protein MSQSGAEAAAFFRDVSQNSAVWLVRDDGGSPTHLSADGTRSLPFWSTSSRAQRAAKIWGHGLRIDSMPVDTWCDHVLPDAARDGLVIGINWSGPRLVGWSFTPAEVVDRLAAAHTVT; this is encoded by the coding sequence ATGAGCCAGAGTGGTGCGGAAGCGGCGGCCTTCTTCCGCGACGTCAGCCAGAACAGCGCGGTCTGGCTCGTCCGGGATGACGGTGGAAGCCCGACTCATCTCTCTGCGGATGGCACGCGAAGTCTTCCCTTCTGGTCGACCTCGTCGCGGGCCCAGAGGGCAGCAAAGATCTGGGGGCATGGGCTTCGCATCGATTCCATGCCCGTGGACACCTGGTGCGATCACGTGCTGCCCGATGCCGCCCGGGATGGACTCGTGATCGGCATCAACTGGAGCGGGCCGCGCCTGGTCGGTTGGAGCTTCACCCCCGCCGAAGTTGTCGACCGTCTAGCGGCGGCTCACACAGTGACCTGA
- a CDS encoding GNAT family protein encodes MYPVDRAGPRLRLRELQPDDTEALFAVYGDAQATEHMSFEPRSREQVSQIIDRAVQTATTDPRCEYVLAVATQETSDVIGFAQLALDPHQPQGATMGFALRPDTWGAGHGHETVHQLLALGFDDLGLHRIWGARSPLNTATARTLTAAGLVEEGVIREHVRKGDAWRDSVVHAILDHEWAQKPRTSTA; translated from the coding sequence ATGTACCCCGTCGACCGAGCTGGCCCACGCCTGCGTCTGCGCGAACTCCAACCCGACGACACCGAAGCATTGTTCGCCGTCTACGGCGACGCGCAAGCCACGGAACACATGTCGTTCGAACCCCGCTCACGCGAGCAGGTCAGCCAGATCATCGACCGGGCAGTGCAGACGGCCACGACTGACCCCCGCTGCGAATACGTGCTCGCCGTCGCTACCCAGGAGACCAGCGACGTGATCGGTTTCGCCCAGCTCGCTCTCGACCCCCACCAGCCCCAGGGCGCCACCATGGGCTTCGCTCTGCGCCCCGACACCTGGGGAGCCGGGCACGGCCACGAGACCGTGCACCAGCTGCTTGCCCTGGGCTTCGACGACCTCGGTCTCCACCGCATCTGGGGTGCCCGCTCGCCCCTGAACACGGCGACCGCCCGCACCCTCACCGCGGCGGGCCTGGTCGAGGAAGGCGTCATTCGCGAGCACGTCCGCAAGGGCGATGCCTGGCGGGACTCCGTCGTCCACGCCATCCTCGACCACGAGTGGGCCCAGAAGCCGCGAACGAGTACCGCCTGA